The proteins below come from a single Chryseobacterium nepalense genomic window:
- a CDS encoding GxxExxY protein, producing the protein MESVYHKCLEEELKLRQLEFKSEFKIPIIYKGKNLECDFFCDFLIEDLIVLELKAVSELKEIHRAQVLNYINLMKKPKGILVNFNVKNLYHEGHETFVNKYYDMLL; encoded by the coding sequence TTGGAAAGTGTATATCATAAATGTCTAGAAGAAGAACTTAAATTAAGACAGCTTGAATTTAAGTCAGAGTTTAAAATTCCTATTATTTATAAAGGTAAAAATCTTGAATGTGACTTCTTTTGTGATTTTTTAATTGAAGATTTAATTGTACTTGAATTAAAAGCAGTTTCAGAACTGAAAGAAATTCACCGTGCACAAGTTTTAAATTATATTAACTTAATGAAAAAACCCAAAGGCATATTGGTAAATTTTAATGTAAAAAATTTATATCATGAGGGACATGAAACTTTTGTAAATAAATATTACGATATGCTTTTGTGA